The following proteins are encoded in a genomic region of Dyadobacter sp. UC 10:
- a CDS encoding FHA domain-containing protein, with protein sequence MNPSAKRITIGRKPGNTIVLNTHDVSGTHASLTLVTPVTNTWEIQDLGSANGTFVDGMRVYRKEITPANQIRLGQTLLSWELILDPRPLPPVVPVMQTAKIPEPEEPSAEQEEIREIAWNLKKVSDDFREKRNRIAEIQAQESINSRIQGLGFPMGAVIGSLAQALPPDYKVFGYAGGVISLGFAVSALISSKKLSKEKKNYTGLDDWYKINYVCPHCHTFIQQPFELLEKTKNCRACKKPLIP encoded by the coding sequence ATGAATCCATCTGCAAAGCGCATTACGATTGGCCGTAAACCAGGCAACACCATTGTCCTGAACACGCATGATGTAAGTGGCACGCACGCTTCGCTCACTTTGGTAACACCCGTAACCAATACGTGGGAGATTCAGGATCTGGGGTCTGCAAACGGGACTTTTGTCGACGGCATGCGCGTGTACCGAAAAGAAATTACACCTGCAAACCAGATCAGGCTGGGGCAAACGCTGCTGTCGTGGGAGCTCATACTGGATCCTCGGCCGTTGCCGCCGGTGGTTCCGGTGATGCAAACAGCCAAAATCCCTGAGCCCGAAGAGCCTTCTGCAGAACAGGAAGAAATACGAGAGATTGCCTGGAACCTGAAAAAAGTAAGTGACGACTTCCGGGAAAAACGAAACCGGATTGCAGAAATTCAAGCGCAGGAATCCATCAATTCCAGAATACAGGGTTTAGGTTTTCCAATGGGTGCGGTGATTGGTTCACTGGCGCAGGCACTGCCGCCGGACTACAAGGTATTCGGATATGCGGGCGGTGTTATCTCGCTCGGTTTCGCGGTGAGTGCTTTGATTAGCTCTAAGAAACTGAGCAAGGAAAAAAAGAACTATACGGGGCTGGATGATTGGTACAAGATCAATTATGTATGTCCGCATTGTCACACATTCATTCAACAACCTTTTGAACTCCTTGAAAAAACAAAGAATTGCAGGGCATGTAAAAAGCCCCTCATTCCTTAA
- a CDS encoding ATP-dependent Clp protease ATP-binding subunit: protein MLTSNLTDELIRALQVAQATAREYRHATFSPSHLLIGLLHNDVGIGSTLVAWGTDIQFIRDWAEYKIEKYPKSARAVEEPGGDEKVMKTMEVADVIRLKLGEQEVSPFAVLIALTRPEVAFTKNELKAFPLSESFLLTKTLEEVQSMDSGNNGTTLPNGSAQAATIAPPTNPQAKAIAKFCIDKIAMAKAGKLDPIVGREKETRMMVETLGRRTKPNVIIVGEPGVGKTALVEGLTHLIINGNVPAHLLNSQLFQLNMGSLIAGASYKGEVEDRLKNIIAEIKQYERALLFIDEIHVLMDPQGGVPGLANLLKPELARGELTVIGATTLDEYRKYMERDEAFSRRFEIVKVDEPDDVRARRMIEKVVPQFEKHHGLNLDTDAVKEAVMLARRYIKDRRLPDAALDLIDRTMAARKLMTETTPGEIDYLNQEFERIKDEYKEAEPALFLEELRWFEQQLHDRLSPVLLGQIEELNDIKNTEDPETAIELLTLLLEKVAFQGQQHKELVDKTDIAAVVAYKTGIPLGKIQVNEQEKLMQLEDHLRKRVVGQDTAIEIISNAIRQSRSGVGETGKPASFFLLGPTGTGKTELAKAVSELLFNDEKALIRFDMSEYAEEHTVSLLKGSPPGYVGYEEGGLLVTRIRQQPFAVLLFDEVEKAHPKVYDIFLQILDEGRLHDTLDREGDFTNAILLFTSNIGSQFIVKEFNEGRVPTQTDLIQNMEGYFRPEFLGRLTGLTPFRPITEDTIRKIFNFQLRPLRKSLDKLGITLSITEEAEKALALEGYNPQFGARPVRAVISNRLRQPLSQMIISGEIGKGSDIKLSLGEDNAYVWKH from the coding sequence ATGCTGACTTCAAATCTCACCGACGAATTGATACGTGCATTGCAGGTTGCCCAGGCGACTGCCAGGGAATACCGGCATGCAACATTCTCCCCGTCACATTTACTGATCGGTCTTTTACATAATGATGTGGGGATAGGCAGCACACTTGTGGCGTGGGGAACAGACATTCAGTTTATCCGTGACTGGGCCGAATACAAGATTGAAAAATACCCGAAATCAGCGCGGGCAGTTGAAGAACCGGGCGGTGACGAAAAGGTTATGAAAACCATGGAAGTCGCGGATGTGATCCGGCTTAAGCTGGGCGAACAGGAAGTTTCCCCCTTTGCCGTACTCATTGCGCTCACCCGCCCCGAAGTTGCTTTCACTAAAAATGAACTGAAAGCATTTCCGCTTTCTGAATCTTTCCTGCTTACTAAAACACTGGAAGAAGTTCAGTCCATGGATTCCGGCAATAACGGAACAACGTTGCCAAACGGATCTGCGCAGGCGGCCACCATTGCCCCCCCAACAAATCCACAAGCGAAAGCAATAGCCAAATTTTGTATCGATAAAATTGCCATGGCCAAGGCTGGCAAGCTGGATCCGATCGTAGGCCGTGAAAAGGAAACCCGCATGATGGTTGAGACGCTGGGAAGGAGAACGAAGCCCAATGTCATTATTGTAGGCGAACCCGGTGTAGGTAAAACAGCATTGGTAGAGGGCTTAACGCATTTGATTATCAACGGTAATGTGCCTGCTCACTTGCTCAATTCGCAGCTTTTTCAGCTGAATATGGGATCATTGATAGCTGGCGCTTCCTACAAAGGGGAAGTAGAAGACCGTTTGAAAAATATCATTGCAGAAATAAAACAATACGAAAGGGCATTGCTCTTTATCGATGAAATACATGTTTTGATGGACCCACAGGGCGGTGTCCCGGGACTTGCTAACCTTCTGAAACCAGAACTGGCCAGAGGCGAGTTGACGGTGATCGGTGCCACGACGCTGGACGAATACCGCAAATACATGGAACGTGACGAGGCTTTCAGCAGACGTTTCGAAATTGTAAAAGTCGACGAGCCGGATGATGTGCGCGCCCGCAGAATGATCGAGAAGGTTGTGCCGCAATTTGAAAAACACCACGGCCTAAACCTGGATACGGACGCTGTGAAAGAAGCAGTTATGTTAGCAAGGCGCTATATTAAAGACCGCCGCCTGCCCGATGCAGCATTGGACTTGATCGATCGCACCATGGCCGCACGCAAGTTAATGACCGAAACAACGCCGGGGGAAATCGATTATCTCAATCAGGAATTTGAAAGAATTAAAGACGAATATAAAGAAGCTGAACCCGCTTTGTTCCTGGAAGAACTGCGGTGGTTTGAGCAACAATTGCACGATCGGCTGAGTCCAGTTCTGTTGGGACAAATTGAGGAGCTCAATGACATCAAAAACACTGAAGATCCGGAAACAGCTATTGAATTGCTCACATTATTGCTCGAAAAAGTTGCATTCCAGGGGCAGCAACACAAAGAGCTGGTCGATAAAACAGATATCGCCGCGGTTGTGGCTTACAAAACGGGCATCCCGCTGGGTAAGATCCAGGTGAACGAGCAAGAGAAACTGATGCAGCTGGAAGACCATCTGAGAAAGCGGGTTGTGGGACAGGACACGGCTATTGAGATCATTTCCAATGCGATCAGACAGAGCCGATCAGGTGTAGGCGAAACGGGGAAACCAGCCTCATTCTTTTTATTGGGACCGACGGGAACAGGCAAGACTGAGCTTGCAAAAGCAGTTTCAGAATTGCTGTTTAATGATGAAAAAGCGTTGATCCGCTTTGATATGTCCGAATACGCGGAGGAACACACGGTTTCACTGCTGAAAGGCTCCCCTCCGGGATATGTTGGTTATGAGGAAGGTGGTCTGCTCGTCACCCGGATCCGGCAACAGCCTTTTGCCGTCCTGCTTTTTGACGAAGTTGAAAAAGCGCATCCGAAAGTATACGACATTTTTCTTCAAATATTGGACGAAGGCCGGTTACACGACACATTGGACCGAGAAGGCGATTTCACGAATGCGATCCTGCTGTTCACTTCCAACATTGGTTCTCAATTTATCGTAAAAGAATTCAACGAAGGACGTGTGCCTACTCAGACAGATCTGATCCAAAACATGGAGGGTTATTTCCGCCCCGAATTTCTGGGTCGGCTTACGGGACTCACGCCTTTCCGGCCGATCACGGAAGACACCATTCGCAAGATTTTTAATTTCCAGCTGCGGCCGCTGCGCAAGAGTCTGGATAAGCTGGGCATTACCTTGAGCATCACCGAAGAAGCTGAAAAAGCACTGGCATTGGAAGGCTACAATCCGCAGTTCGGGGCCAGACCGGTCCGGGCGGTGATCAGTAATCGCCTGCGACAGCCGCTTTCCCAAATGATCATCTCGGGAGAAATAGGAAAAGGAAGCGATATAAAGCTGAGCCTTGGCGAAGACAATGCTTACGTATGGAAACACTAG
- a CDS encoding type VI secretion system contractile sheath small subunit, which translates to MAGQFDFIRPGGNVDPDANKGYEKIEALPPSRTLYVSAFNSNPEKEKVTGLETMEAVFEHFKPEVEAEFEDEHGAPVFETMSFTKMKDFSPEGMLEQSPFLKELSGKEYNYDRFYKNLKNNRQLQKALSDPATRATYLSALQTLIGELRESL; encoded by the coding sequence ATGGCTGGCCAATTTGACTTTATTCGCCCGGGCGGAAACGTGGATCCCGACGCTAACAAAGGTTATGAAAAGATAGAGGCCCTGCCTCCTTCAAGAACATTGTATGTCTCGGCTTTTAACAGTAACCCCGAAAAGGAAAAAGTTACCGGACTTGAAACGATGGAGGCTGTTTTTGAACATTTCAAGCCCGAAGTTGAAGCAGAATTCGAAGATGAGCATGGTGCGCCGGTTTTTGAAACAATGTCTTTTACCAAAATGAAAGATTTTTCGCCAGAGGGAATGTTGGAGCAGAGCCCGTTTTTAAAAGAGCTTTCGGGTAAAGAATACAACTATGACCGTTTTTACAAAAACCTCAAAAACAACCGTCAGTTACAGAAAGCATTAAGCGACCCCGCTACACGTGCCACATACCTGAGCGCCCTGCAAACGCTGATCGGCGAGTTGAGAGAAAGCTTATAA
- a CDS encoding type VI secretion system contractile sheath protein TssC, whose product MAKQQEETQPIGAETAFKEPSAAQTAPQQLSLNDSLELLKSLGGFKFIETTVEGVRDLNPQKAGAKANYLSDEDTEQERRELLQRLELWAELISESASVDQMQSKARAGQELNEALLRKNQSSILEASHDLEVAYQGLSTFMLNTEQRAIPKLTLVNASMDQVADIKDGEVLQTIDEELHSNYQVYDLSDNYSLMVIPGYMGKNTVIDSFARVASKHKVMMITDYEDFVDVKEAISSFEKNKLADASNHKANLLMACNWLVGRKAYNDLGEEEALHIPPSTALAGRMHSVLMSQPVAGATYGMLMGAEGTRFNIDRNQAGDMNRMGLIPMLSAYGKVQAFSDRTMFNGDNVGLQTYSVVRVFDWINKVLVDFLDRYAFQNWTYDTDDNLRKQISKFLNSITGSKKLIKDYTVKDIRRDPNDIKNIILDISITPHFSARSFLVSLSGMDGGDEWNTEIK is encoded by the coding sequence ATGGCAAAACAACAGGAAGAAACCCAACCAATAGGAGCAGAAACTGCGTTTAAGGAGCCATCAGCAGCGCAAACCGCTCCTCAGCAGCTTTCACTTAATGATAGCCTGGAACTGTTGAAATCGTTGGGCGGATTCAAATTTATCGAAACGACGGTGGAGGGAGTGCGCGATCTTAATCCGCAGAAAGCAGGTGCGAAAGCCAATTACCTCTCGGATGAAGACACCGAGCAGGAGCGCAGGGAACTGCTGCAGCGCCTTGAACTCTGGGCTGAACTGATCAGCGAAAGCGCGTCCGTGGACCAGATGCAGTCAAAAGCCAGGGCCGGACAAGAACTGAATGAGGCTTTACTGAGGAAAAATCAGTCCTCCATTCTGGAAGCTTCCCATGACCTGGAAGTCGCCTATCAGGGACTTTCCACGTTTATGCTCAATACGGAGCAACGTGCTATTCCGAAACTTACATTGGTAAATGCTTCCATGGACCAGGTGGCGGATATTAAAGATGGTGAAGTATTGCAAACCATTGACGAAGAGTTGCATAGCAACTATCAGGTTTACGATTTAAGCGACAATTATTCGCTGATGGTCATACCGGGTTACATGGGTAAAAATACTGTAATCGACTCATTTGCGCGTGTTGCCAGCAAGCATAAGGTAATGATGATCACCGATTACGAAGATTTTGTGGACGTTAAAGAAGCTATCTCGTCGTTTGAAAAGAATAAACTCGCCGACGCCAGCAATCATAAGGCTAATCTGTTAATGGCTTGTAACTGGCTTGTCGGCAGAAAGGCTTACAACGACCTGGGTGAAGAAGAAGCATTACATATCCCGCCTTCCACGGCTCTGGCAGGCAGAATGCACTCTGTTTTGATGTCTCAGCCGGTGGCAGGCGCAACATACGGGATGCTGATGGGCGCCGAGGGGACCAGATTCAACATTGACCGTAACCAGGCTGGGGATATGAACCGCATGGGCCTGATCCCAATGCTGTCGGCTTATGGAAAAGTGCAGGCGTTTTCGGACCGGACCATGTTCAATGGCGATAATGTCGGACTGCAAACTTATTCCGTTGTACGCGTTTTCGACTGGATCAACAAGGTGCTGGTCGACTTTCTGGACCGTTATGCATTCCAGAACTGGACCTACGATACGGATGATAACCTGCGCAAACAGATATCCAAGTTCCTGAACAGCATTACGGGATCAAAAAAGCTGATCAAGGACTACACCGTCAAAGACATCCGGCGTGACCCGAACGATATCAAAAACATCATCCTCGACATTTCCATTACCCCGCATTTTTCTGCCCGGAGCTTTTTGGTGAGCCTTTCCGGCATGGATGGTGGAGATGAGTGGAATACTGAGATCAAGTAA
- the tssD gene encoding type VI secretion system tube protein TssD, whose translation MPFDAKINFDGSPERRILHASYSVSQSADYVTGKTTSEVFAGNITLEVESVNKSKFWEYAIHPTKRFKGEIIFKSDEDEEKTFKTVSFEDAAVIGYSESLDARSTGTTTENVTLSVKKLIVDDVSFEKKW comes from the coding sequence ATGCCGTTTGATGCTAAAATCAATTTCGATGGTTCTCCGGAAAGACGAATACTTCATGCTTCCTATTCCGTGTCCCAAAGCGCCGATTATGTTACAGGAAAAACAACGTCCGAAGTCTTTGCCGGTAACATTACACTTGAAGTGGAATCTGTAAATAAGTCGAAATTTTGGGAATACGCGATTCACCCGACCAAGCGATTTAAGGGTGAAATCATCTTTAAGTCGGATGAAGATGAAGAAAAGACATTCAAAACTGTTTCATTTGAAGATGCAGCCGTAATCGGATACAGCGAATCTCTTGATGCAAGATCGACCGGAACGACAACTGAGAACGTGACGCTTTCAGTGAAGAAGCTGATTGTAGATGACGTTTCATTTGAGAAGAAGTGGTAG
- a CDS encoding type VI secretion system Vgr family protein — MINRIDVNLGGLALKKFNFLNLSQPFESQHSLEIHVRFDDINELLGKSMDSHVSLKELTQKWAGEKVTATIMQGEADTSNNLKEKTKHTFIGIVKGVQIQMNDAVDNTLVIYGVCPTILFKTGSNTRAFSDKTLEDIAGEVIKPFKGLMKAKISPEFKGKIPYITQYQEDNYHFLQRLADTYGEWFYYDGEELLFGKSARTKTKASSLEYRVNLTQMEYELKMMPLTFKAQYYDYLQDEKFEVSSKSETVTLPDFAQLALSKSESTFSEEALKIEFSGDDEQSLISKSVKYNKSKSATGLAVLKGSSTSLEISVGSPIKVKDDIKENGKVIRTDDYGSFIITNIRHYVDSRGFYQNNFEAIPQDIDYPPAAYNVYQPKAETQPAKVIDTNDPEQMGRVKVQFYWQKEGDSTPWLRVANLMSGDGRGVYFVPEIDEVVFVDFEFSNPDLPFVRGSMFTGSSMPGSNLYEKDNMIKGIITKSGNHIIIDDSSGKEAIRIYNKDNKNEVILTLDGEAVISVKSEGKIKLEAKEIEMKADKISMNAKQDWTVETNKGSIEAKAKMQIGGATVNVEGKSQTSIKGNAQLALEGGAQASLKAAMVMIN; from the coding sequence ATGATAAACCGGATTGATGTGAACCTTGGCGGGTTGGCGCTTAAAAAGTTCAACTTTCTGAACTTGTCACAGCCCTTTGAAAGCCAGCACAGTCTGGAAATTCATGTGCGTTTTGATGATATCAATGAATTGCTCGGCAAAAGCATGGACAGCCACGTGAGCCTTAAAGAACTCACGCAGAAATGGGCCGGCGAAAAAGTGACAGCGACGATCATGCAGGGCGAGGCCGATACGTCCAACAATTTGAAGGAGAAAACCAAGCATACGTTCATCGGGATCGTCAAAGGTGTGCAAATTCAGATGAATGATGCCGTTGATAATACACTGGTTATTTATGGCGTCTGTCCGACGATTTTGTTTAAAACGGGAAGCAATACGCGGGCATTTTCAGATAAAACGCTGGAAGATATTGCAGGTGAGGTTATAAAGCCTTTTAAAGGTTTGATGAAAGCTAAAATTTCACCAGAATTCAAAGGAAAGATCCCTTATATCACGCAATATCAGGAAGACAATTATCATTTTCTGCAACGCCTCGCCGATACATACGGAGAGTGGTTTTATTATGACGGAGAGGAGTTGCTGTTCGGAAAATCTGCACGGACCAAAACCAAAGCATCAAGCCTGGAATACCGTGTGAACCTCACGCAAATGGAGTATGAACTAAAAATGATGCCATTGACTTTTAAGGCTCAGTATTATGATTACTTACAAGATGAAAAATTTGAAGTTTCGTCGAAAAGTGAGACTGTCACTTTACCAGATTTCGCTCAATTAGCATTATCCAAATCGGAGAGCACGTTCAGTGAAGAGGCTCTCAAAATCGAATTTTCGGGAGATGATGAGCAGTCGTTGATTAGTAAATCAGTAAAATATAATAAAAGCAAATCTGCCACCGGCCTGGCCGTTCTTAAAGGCTCTTCGACTAGCCTGGAAATAAGCGTCGGAAGCCCTATCAAGGTTAAAGACGATATTAAAGAAAACGGCAAAGTCATTCGAACGGACGATTATGGTTCGTTTATCATCACAAACATCAGGCATTATGTAGATTCCCGCGGTTTCTACCAGAACAATTTCGAAGCAATTCCGCAGGACATCGACTATCCGCCCGCGGCTTACAACGTGTATCAACCCAAAGCCGAAACCCAACCGGCCAAAGTGATTGATACCAATGACCCGGAACAGATGGGACGCGTGAAAGTGCAGTTTTACTGGCAAAAAGAGGGTGACTCCACACCTTGGCTCAGGGTGGCCAACCTGATGAGCGGCGATGGGCGCGGCGTTTATTTTGTGCCTGAAATTGACGAGGTGGTTTTTGTCGATTTTGAGTTTAGTAACCCTGATCTGCCATTTGTGCGCGGATCGATGTTCACGGGTTCCTCAATGCCAGGTAGCAACCTTTATGAGAAGGACAATATGATCAAAGGTATCATTACCAAAAGTGGTAATCATATCATTATCGACGATTCAAGCGGAAAAGAAGCGATCCGAATTTATAACAAGGACAATAAAAACGAAGTGATACTGACCCTGGATGGCGAAGCGGTGATCAGTGTCAAAAGTGAAGGCAAAATCAAGTTGGAAGCGAAGGAAATTGAAATGAAGGCCGACAAGATCAGTATGAATGCCAAGCAGGATTGGACTGTTGAAACTAACAAAGGAAGCATTGAAGCCAAAGCTAAAATGCAAATTGGCGGCGCCACTGTGAATGTGGAAGGCAAGTCGCAGACCAGTATCAAAGGCAATGCACAACTCGCCCTGGAAGGCGGTGCACAGGCAAGCCTGAAAGCGGCGATGGTAATGATCAATTAA
- a CDS encoding GPW/gp25 family protein, which translates to MTKHYRIPVDFGALLKKKPLPQVTIKASVREYIYLVLLTQRGEWRYDSGFQCLLWEKDFEQTDNLNIWLDQVRDDIRLSVHKYETRLKIHDVDVQRDELQELSKENKVMRIRNRLNIRVKGILLQSGENFDETFLMFFGPITVV; encoded by the coding sequence ATGACGAAGCATTATCGCATCCCGGTTGATTTTGGTGCGCTTCTTAAAAAAAAGCCATTGCCGCAGGTGACGATAAAAGCGTCGGTGCGGGAATATATTTACCTCGTGCTGCTGACTCAGCGCGGTGAATGGCGCTATGACAGCGGGTTCCAGTGTTTGTTGTGGGAAAAAGATTTTGAACAAACCGATAACCTGAACATCTGGCTGGATCAGGTGCGAGACGATATAAGGCTCTCGGTTCACAAATATGAAACCCGTCTTAAAATCCACGACGTGGACGTACAAAGAGATGAATTACAGGAACTTAGCAAGGAAAATAAAGTTATGAGAATCAGGAATCGTCTCAATATAAGGGTCAAAGGAATTTTGCTACAATCCGGGGAAAACTTTGACGAAACATTTTTAATGTTCTTCGGGCCGATCACGGTGGTTTGA
- a CDS encoding type VI secretion system baseplate subunit TssF, whose amino-acid sequence MPILETKESIKNRLHKEAARQWGVDEIDLKNGSFDPLIDLLFGAFATETEKIWQEIESSKSHTVKRMAETVLPETMTGIIPAHSVLLLKTTSGPIDITASDQFTTQGNNPITMSPAGSFRLSGANVRFIATGSQIDKISATFQRETVFRISGKPIEQQICWIAIDIPEKEVPDQLALFFNWNAIADQSKNLPYVPLIKFSNSKPGTFTDPVLHYGSLDGMTAIETAENKRHFFEPIEESVREAYNPHFITVTGLKEGYELENHPREWAGIIPEANAKTLFPDKLLWIKMRCPASIAPDALDKMEVFTNCVPVLNRKLVHQRGRLQPLFNVFGLKDDDGFMAVEKVVNGDGETLLSTEKNKFVNGQNVYALRNRGVARFDQRDAFQSLNDVTAKMRDDLAAFNALDISIVSNHLDKINQSVSKLKEHLDTFDFALPQVYIMVKTRSVGTILDVYFWTCQGEKANGLRALTKLNASASNQFKTEASFLMLPTTGGRAPMDDVQMQLALKETLLTRGRAVTIEDYRTIAQNYLGQEALKVEVKKGLGIGEGQKEGLRFALNVLIFPKNGDQSDEYWMRRARLVKNSLLQKSVGMIPLYVSVHGFNWKI is encoded by the coding sequence ATGCCGATTTTAGAAACGAAAGAGTCGATCAAAAACCGATTGCATAAGGAAGCTGCCCGGCAATGGGGCGTGGATGAAATTGACCTGAAAAATGGTTCGTTCGACCCGCTCATAGATCTGCTGTTTGGTGCGTTTGCAACCGAAACAGAGAAAATCTGGCAGGAGATCGAGTCTTCAAAGTCCCATACTGTAAAGCGTATGGCGGAAACCGTGCTACCCGAAACAATGACAGGCATTATTCCCGCACACTCCGTATTATTGCTAAAAACCACTTCCGGACCCATCGACATCACTGCTTCGGACCAGTTCACTACCCAGGGAAATAACCCGATTACAATGAGCCCGGCCGGATCTTTCCGTCTCTCGGGCGCAAATGTCCGTTTCATCGCAACCGGCTCGCAAATCGATAAGATCAGCGCCACTTTTCAGAGAGAAACTGTATTCCGGATATCCGGCAAGCCAATTGAACAGCAAATCTGCTGGATCGCCATTGACATACCCGAAAAAGAAGTGCCTGATCAACTGGCGTTGTTTTTCAATTGGAACGCCATCGCTGATCAATCCAAAAACCTCCCCTACGTTCCGCTGATTAAGTTTTCCAACAGCAAGCCAGGCACATTTACAGATCCCGTCCTGCATTACGGATCGCTGGACGGTATGACTGCTATTGAAACTGCTGAAAATAAAAGGCATTTTTTTGAACCCATCGAAGAGAGCGTAAGGGAAGCATACAACCCGCACTTCATTACAGTTACCGGACTTAAGGAAGGATATGAGCTTGAAAATCATCCTAGGGAATGGGCTGGGATTATTCCGGAAGCGAATGCTAAAACGCTTTTCCCTGACAAGTTGCTTTGGATCAAAATGCGCTGCCCGGCTTCCATTGCGCCCGATGCTCTGGACAAAATGGAGGTTTTCACAAACTGTGTTCCCGTCCTCAACCGAAAACTGGTACACCAGCGGGGCAGATTGCAGCCGCTTTTCAATGTATTTGGCCTGAAAGATGACGATGGTTTTATGGCCGTCGAAAAAGTTGTGAACGGAGACGGGGAAACGCTCCTGTCAACTGAAAAAAATAAATTCGTGAACGGTCAGAATGTGTACGCGCTACGCAACCGAGGTGTCGCCCGTTTTGACCAGCGTGACGCTTTTCAAAGCCTGAATGATGTTACGGCCAAAATGCGTGATGATCTGGCTGCATTTAACGCACTTGACATTTCCATTGTCTCCAACCACCTGGATAAGATCAACCAGAGTGTCAGCAAATTAAAAGAGCACCTGGATACATTCGACTTTGCATTGCCGCAGGTTTACATAATGGTCAAAACAAGATCTGTTGGAACCATCCTTGATGTGTATTTCTGGACCTGCCAGGGTGAAAAGGCAAACGGCCTGCGCGCACTAACGAAATTGAACGCTTCTGCTTCCAACCAGTTTAAAACCGAAGCTTCCTTCTTAATGCTCCCTACCACAGGCGGTCGCGCGCCGATGGACGACGTGCAAATGCAGCTTGCGCTCAAAGAAACACTGCTCACACGCGGGCGGGCCGTCACCATCGAAGATTACCGCACAATTGCACAGAACTATTTAGGTCAGGAAGCATTAAAAGTCGAAGTAAAAAAAGGTTTGGGAATAGGCGAAGGGCAAAAAGAGGGCCTTCGCTTCGCACTGAATGTACTGATATTCCCTAAAAACGGAGACCAGAGTGACGAATACTGGATGCGGCGGGCCCGACTGGTCAAGAACAGCCTGTTACAAAAGTCTGTCGGGATGATACCTCTGTATGTTTCTGTTCACGGATTCAACTGGAAAATATGA
- a CDS encoding TssN family type VI secretion system protein — translation MLALLSGLAFTGILMYEKGSAMSILRWAIWLIWTFLLFAILGFVNSTTDSITSAFTILFVSSFVMGILYLVLAARTLPWWSSDLLVDVFIAGLSLYFAGIAGYIITYNLLEHENPFRYLLLSGSPAFILPALVSVSYKLWMKIPAFRYKTWTYPVSEPVPRLVPVETVRVMMHFTPVPGKNEAFEGYEVEYPGNTSLGQLFHYFISFHNKHREYRKKPIQFLSNNQLPLEWMLFKYSPQKKRIILDTDKTLFENDVKGNDIIYAISTNPTQS, via the coding sequence TTGCTAGCACTTTTATCCGGGCTGGCCTTCACCGGTATTTTAATGTATGAGAAAGGAAGCGCGATGTCCATTTTAAGGTGGGCGATCTGGCTGATCTGGACATTTCTTCTCTTTGCAATTTTAGGATTTGTCAATTCAACAACCGATTCGATCACAAGCGCTTTCACCATACTTTTTGTCTCGTCCTTTGTAATGGGGATCCTGTATCTGGTTCTGGCAGCGAGGACCCTGCCCTGGTGGAGCAGCGATTTGCTAGTTGATGTTTTCATAGCCGGCCTGTCACTTTATTTTGCAGGCATAGCCGGATACATTATCACATACAACCTTTTGGAACACGAAAACCCTTTCCGATACCTTTTGCTCTCCGGTTCTCCCGCATTCATTCTCCCGGCGCTGGTTTCTGTTTCATATAAACTTTGGATGAAAATCCCTGCATTCCGGTACAAGACCTGGACTTATCCGGTAAGTGAGCCGGTGCCGAGGTTGGTACCTGTTGAAACCGTCAGGGTGATGATGCATTTTACGCCTGTGCCCGGGAAGAATGAGGCATTTGAAGGCTATGAAGTAGAATATCCCGGAAACACGTCGTTGGGACAGCTTTTCCATTACTTTATATCCTTTCACAATAAGCACAGGGAATATCGCAAGAAACCGATCCAGTTCTTATCGAATAATCAGCTTCCGCTTGAATGGATGTTGTTCAAATATTCTCCTCAAAAAAAGCGGATCATTTTGGATACAGATAAAACCCTTTTTGAAAATGATGTAAAGGGAAATGATATTATTTACGCAATCAGCACTAATCCAACCCAGTCATGA